The window GCTCAGGCATTCACGAGAGACTCGATGGATGAGAGCGTGCTGCCGGATGTCGATGCCAGTGTTCTACGGAACCTAGGACTACGAGAAGGAGATATCATTAAAGTCATGCGTACTCTAGACGCCAAGTTCGGCCGCAGTAAAGCcaacggcgatggcgatggcggtcTCTTCTCAGGCCCAGGGGGCGCTCTGCGGAATAACACAAGGAAGGGTCGGCCTGCCCCTGCTGTGCAAACTGGCGATGTGGTTGATGCGGCAGTTTTCTCGACTAATAAGGAAGCGTCAAGCTCTGGCGAGACTGCGGCCAAACCGGCATCTCCTGCAAGCCCGGCAAAATCACCCAAGCGTCCGACGGCAGGAtttgacgacgacgcctGGGATGTGAAGCCAACgaagcaggagcagcagcagcaaacacAGCCGCAGCCCTCGCCGCCGGCAGACACTCCCGCTGCCAACCCAACGCCagcggcagctccagctccagcgcctgCTCCTGTGCCTACACCTGCAGCGCTCACTGGATCTCTGAAGGAGCTCTCTCTATTGTCAGCGCCACTAGAACCTAGCAAGATTGAGCCTTCAGCCCAGCCTCCTGCTGCCAATTTTGGTGGCGAGGAACAgcaagcggcagcagcagcaccacccgcgcaacaacagcaacagctgcTGGGAGCAAGCCCATCCTTCTTCCAAACAGTCCCACAACCAAACCAAGTTGTTTCGGCTCAACTCCCTCAGCTCACTGGAGTTCACATCTCTCCAAAGTCTCTAGGAAGACAGCGACCCATCCCGCCATCAATCTCGCCGCCAGTTCAGGGCTCACTCGTcgtgccgccgccaccgcaaCGACCTCTCTCCGCTCCGCAGTCTACCCTCCCTCAAGGCATGTTTGCCGCTCCCACACTCCTCCCCCAAGTCACTGGTCTCGTCCAGGGCCAGGTCGCGCCACCAGGACAAAGCCTGAACGACCTTACTCAAGCTCGGTTCCAACAGCAGTATAATGCGCAGATCCAAAGCTTGCAGCCGCAGTTTACGGGATATCCTGGGCCTCAGCCTCAGGGCCTGCAGCAATTTCCCCAGGGTGCTCCTGGACAGTTTATACAGCCCCAGTTTACTGGCGCGCCTGGATATGTTGACCCAAGCCGAATAAGCCAGTACGGGGCCCTTCAGCCCCAGCCTACCGGCTTCCAACCTGGCTTAGCACAGTCTCCCTTTGGCTCCGGCAGCATTAACAACTATCTGCCACCAGCTCTACAGCCTCAACCGACCGGATTCCAGAGcatgcagccgctgcagccaaCAGGAGGAGCGGATGGATTGAAACCATTGCAGCCGCTTGTACCGCAGAAGACGGGGCCTCCTCCGCCAGTTCGTTTCGGTGTGACTCCCgagacgaagaagctggcGCCGCAGGCAACCGGCCGACGGGCCAACCTGGCCCAAGCAAGTAAGTTGTTTTCTCCCCAAGCTCTACTACTGCCTTTACTGACAATATCGCTCGGTAGCTCCTGAAAACCCGTTCGGTTTCTAGACGGAAGACGGAGGTTTCTATACTGCGACttgttatatatagctaattaCATAGTCTGATTTAACACAAGAAGACTACCTGCTTAAATCTAGCCCTTATAATGAGTAGAAAGCTAgaaatttttactttaaaatctTATGTAATTATAATATGAATATATATTGATAGAAGTTTTGTCAACTTGGCTACCTACATACATTAGTAGTAATTTGCCAGCTTTCCGGTGCACTGGGTTCCTAATACTACCTAATGGAAGCACCAGCCCACCTGAGGGAATGCGCTAATCTGTCTGCTGGAGGGGCCGCTGCCCACGCTCCAGGTACTGCCCCCTGCTGGCTGCTCTGCTCCAATTACCCGACCTGACCATGTGCTTTATGCACTACGTGGTTGCTGCTCCATGCGTTGGATCTCCTGCCCAGGCAAGCCAAATACTTGGATATACACCGTCCGATctgtgcctctctctctctatccgAGCTTTCCATCTCATCAGTCAATGCGCGTTTAATCTCAATTGGCCTCCCTCATTTCCGCCATGGCAGAAGCTTTGCAAGATTTGCTGGGCAACGGGCAGAATGTCGATGCTGCAACCTCGGATTATATCTCGTACCTGGCGGGACAGCCCGTCGATGCCCTGCGGTCTTCAGAGCGCCAGCTTCTCTCACAGGCCTCCAACTCGACTCTGCTCTCAATACAAGGCTTGTCCAAGAAGTCCTACAAGGCGGTCGTCAGCTCGGCCGAGAGCCATGCGTCTCTACGGGATTCGGTGCCGGCTCTGTCGACCAACGTGCTGCAGCTGAGTCGGCTCATCTCCAGCCTGGATTCGCAGGTCGAGCAGTTTTCCACCAGCGTTAGCAAGGCTGGTGATAGCAAGCTTATTGCGCGCCGGAAGCAGgtgctgaagctgctggagaacgCCGACCGCTTGACGGATCTCATGCAGGTCCCTACTCTGTTGTCGTCCACGGCCAATATCTCACCCCTTGGCTTCTCATCTACGCTCGACCTGTATGGCCACATCCAGCGCCTCGGAGCCCTGTATCCGGACTCACAGCTGGTCCAACATGTGCTGAGCGAGTCTGAGGTTTCCATCCTGCGACTTGCCACGGATCTCATCAACACGCTGAAGGCGCCAAACTTGAAGCTGGCGGCTACACTGAGAACGGTAGGGTGGCTGAAGCGAGCCATTCCAGACCTCATATCTTCGGCGCCGGCAGAAGATATGATTCCCGCTGTCTTTTTAATCTGCCGGTTCATCACGTTGACTGCTACTCTCGACGCATTGGAGCCTCTCCGTCGACTGGCCGAGGACGAGCGGTTGAACCAGGAGAAGACGCCGCAGTCGCGATCCAGTGGCCAGCACACAGAACGGTTTCTGAAACGCTTCATTGAGGTGTTTCGAGAGCACAGCTTTGGCATTGTCTCCATGTCGAAGAGCGTAGACACCAACCTGGGCAACGCATCCCCCGATGACCTCGATCTGCTTCATCCTCTGCCGTCTGCGCTGTCTACATTCCCAATCCACCTGGTCAACATCCTCCTCGAGCCAATCCGCGTCTATCTCCCCGCTGTCAAGGACAAGGTTGCCCGCGAAAGCATTCTTACACAGGTGCTCTACTGCGCCGGCAGCCTGGGCAGACTAGGGGCCGACTTTGGCATGCTGTTAGCCATGGCTGGAGTTAGCGAGTGGGTGGATTTGGTCAAGCGCCACAGACTTCTCGCCGGGCGGCTGGAGTCAGTCATCGGAGATTATCGGTAAAACACCACACACAAAGGCGTCCAGGCACTTTTTAGCCACTGTGCGCAGATGCGTCATCGCAAACCTTGGGCTGCATGCATTGAGCTACCAAACCTTAACCAACCTCTCCTCCATCTACCTACCTGAACCCGTATATAATAGCACTAATATCTTACCGTCGCGCTATCGATTCGTACAACCACGCACACTgaaggactttttttttttttttttgtttgtttatatATCCATATGAGGGCTTTCTTTGTGATTGGTGTTATCGCAGTGCAGCAAAGCTCAGCTACATCATATCTGCTCCGTTGCAGGAGTCAGACTCAGATATACTACTAATTATCATGGGCACAACgacaacaacatcatcatcagcaaatGCAAAATCAGCTATGGCAGGTGCGCGTCTCACAATGGCACGTTCTATGGAAAATTCTCATCCCAGCTCCTAGTGCAACACTTTCTCTCTGGCCTTGGGTCTGGAGTAGCTTCGGCCGTGCTGCTACAGCCGCTGGATCTCTTGAAGACGCGGACTCAGCAATCCGGTCGTCTCTCACTGCTGGGCTCTTGGAAGGAAGTGACACAGTCGCCACACCCGATCCGGGCGCTATGGAGGGGAACTGTGCCGTCGTCTCTACGCACGGGCATAGGATCCGCCATCTACTTCTCATCGCTGCATAGCATCCGCGAGTTCATCCAGAGGTCAAATGCACTCAACCAACGGATCCATACCCACAGcacctcgtcgtcgtcgctgccgAAGCTGACCAATACGGCCAACGTGGTGGCTGGCGCTGTGGCACGGACATGGGCAGGCTTTGTCCTGATGCCCTTGACCGTCATCAAGGTCCGGTTTGAGTCAAGTCTTTATTCCTACCCATCCATGTGGGCCGCCGTGAAAGATATCCATCACCAGGCAGGCATCCGGGGCTTCTTCTCGGGCTTTGGCGCAACCGCAATCCGGGATGCCCCCTATGCGGGCATGTACGTATCCATTTACGAGATGCTGAAAAGAAGACTGGGGTCCTTCGTTTCTCAAGATGCCATGACACCCTCCATGGCCAGCTCTGTCAACTTTGCTTCAGCCATCTCGGCGGGCGCAATCTGCTCAGCCATATCAAACCCAATTGATGTCTGCAAGACTCGGATTCAGCTACAACCGGACCAGTACCGGAATTTGCTTCACGCTGGCTACAGGATGGTAACTGAAGAAGGCCTCCATTCGTTGTGGCGTGGGCTAGTCCTCCGGATGAGCCGTAAGGCATTGAGCTCTGCGCTTTCATGGACGATATATGAGGAACTTATCCGTAGATATGCTGGCAGCTACGGTGCAAGGAGTAGTCTCAAGTCaatgtaatttttttttttagtttattttgcGAAAGAAAGCTCATATTCGGAGtacagagaaagaaggaaagaatagGAGATGTTGCATAAGGGCCATAAGATTAACAAAATTTTCCACTCTACCATTTAGGAAACACAAGCCTCAAAACCAATCAATAGCAGTAATACTAACTACATACATAGATACTCggcctgaaaaaaaaaaaaaacatttttgCAATAAACATGGTCTCATAATAAATCATTCATTAGTCTAGGACGGGCGAGCTCCTGCCAAATACATAAGCAGCGGTCCCGGAGACTTGCTCCTCTTGCGGTCGTGCTTGGACTTCTTGCGGACAATCTCAAGCTCCGTGCTTCGGCTTCTGTGGTGGGAATGAGAGGAGTGCCTGTCTTCAACCATCAAGGTGGTCTTGGTCCGCCTCTCTCGAACTTGCTTGGTATGTTCCCAGAACTGGTCCTGCTCCCATTCGGGGACCCAACGCTTGACTAGGACATACTCGGGATCCTATTTAAATTAGAAACATGTTAGTTAGCCGGGGTTCGATATCAAACAATTCCGGGAGAAGGCGGAGGAAGGCTACTAGAGCCAACTTACAGCGTCAAACTCAAAATCAATGTTAAAAGTCCGCAGTGTCTCAATCGACAGGTACCTGCGTGCCATTCGCGTGTACGTATGGCGCTCCATATGAAGCTCTGGAGCTGGGAGAGCAGGCACCATCGGGAGGTGGGCTGGAGGGTGGGCTGGAGGGAGAGCCGGAGCCGGAGCCGGAGCCGGAGCCTTTTGCACCTTCTTTTGGCTGAGGATAGCCTCGATGGCGTGTTCATCAAGGCCCGACTTGACGAGATCGTCGTGCAGGCGGCGTTTATACTCCTTGTCGTTTTGCTCCCTCATCTTTTGCTCATGAGCAATGCGGtcggcctcggccttcttATATTTCTCAACAGCGTCGTGGGCCAAGGCGTCACGCCGCCGCTTCTCCTCAGccgcttcctcctcctccttgagGCGCTTCAGTTCAAGCTCCTTCTTTATacgcttctccagctctgccTCTGCGTCGCGCTTCTTGATGCCTTCGAGCGTAAGCTGGGCATGGCGAAGCTCAGCCTCGTCACGATATTCTTTATCCCGCTTTCGCTTCTCCTCGGCGgccgcttctgcttctttatgTCGCTTAAACTCAAGCTCCTTCTGCTTAAACTCAAACTCCATCTTTAGGCGCTTTTgttgctcttcctctgcctcgCGATCTTTATGTCGCTTAAACTCGAGTTCTTTCTGCTTAAACtcaatctccatcttgatacgcttctctgcctcttcctctgcctcaCGCTTCTTAATTACTTCAAGCTGGCGCTGTGTCAGGCGGAGCTCTGCCTCCTCACGATATTCCTTCTCGCGACGTCGGTCCTCCTTTTCACGATCCTGATTGAGGCGCATAAGCTCAAGGTCGCGGCGTGCTTGCTCCGCTTCCCACTCATCTCGAGTCATGCGTCCAGTACGAGGCCCGTGTGATGAGCGAGAGGATGACCGGGACCGAGATCGAGATCGGGACCTGGAGGAGCGGCGATAGACCACTGGAACTGCAGCGGGCCTGCGACTGCGACGGTAAATGTCATCGCCGTCCTCGTCTGAGTCGTGCTCGTTGTAGATGCggttgttgatgatgatgggagctggggctggcgcaggaggaggaggaggcacCGGCGCTCCTACGACTACGCGGCTGTTGCGAGGGCTCTCGCGAAAATCACGAGGAGGCGATCGGGTGCGCGAGTGCGAtctggcggcgacgacggTGGTGCGGTGTTCGGGGCCAAGATAGGTGGGCGTAGAGCCGTACTCGTACTGCGCTCCCCGCACCGGCGGGCTATGGACGTAGCGCACAGCGGGCGGGGAGCGGTCGTGACGAGCGACGCGGACGCTGATGTCGTCCTCGGAGTCGTAGAGGCTGCTCATGGCTGCGAACGAGGACAGCGGCAGCTCtgaaggagagaaaacaaaaaattcGCTTGtttgctcgctcgctcgcccGCTCAAGCAACGAAAAGCACAAGCAGACGCAAACGCAGAGCGAAAGGTGGGGGGTCAAAGGACAGGCTGAAATGGCGAGGTTACATACCGTAGCCAAGCGAGTCCAGCTGCCAGCCGGTATTTATACCCCATGCGGCTCAGCTCTGCTCCACAGGGTGCcaaacagcagctccaagcaGGTGCAGGTACCGCTCGGCGCATGTTGCATGTGTCTTGAGATTAGTCGTAGCACGCAGTAGTGGTGGCTCTCTTTGTtcgtgctgcagcagccggaaTAGCTAGCGCTTAGCGGTTGGCAGTGATAGCTGGGAGCGGGGGGAAGCTAAACCGGGCACGGGATGATGTGACGAATGACGATGCAACACACCCATTTCTCGTTTGGGACGCAATCGATCTTGGGATCCTCATGGCCCCGAAAACTGAGAGCAGTGGCGTGGGCAGTTGGGGGAGTGAGGGTGAGCTGTTTGGTGTCGTTCGGGAGAGAAGGAAACAGACGAAAGAGAGCCTTTCCAGCTGCCATAGTCTGTCTAACTAACCTACTTGGCCGATTAGTATCTACTAGACCTAGTAGGTAGATGCCCCAGGCACTCGCTTGTTGGCCAGTACGTACCTAGTCTTATACGCTCTAAAGCCATCGTTTGAAGAAGCGCTGTTCATGCACAGCGCTAGGCCATCTCCGGGCTAGGCCTTGCTTTTAATGCATGGCAATCCCCTCCCCTAGCGCAgcagtagaaaaaaaaaagtccccTGTGGCAGATGACCCGGCCCGCCCATAAGGCTACCCAAACTCTCTCTCGACTCATACAGTCTCAACCTTCCTGCGCAGTGTCTAGACCGAAGCGCCCCAGTCCCAAGAACCATCATCCTCGACAAGGGAAAGAAACccaaaatagaagaagaagaaagagaacacCATTATAAACAAGCGCCCATGACTGCTCAGTTTGCTTCCCATGGCCGCGGCGGCGCGGGCAACATGGCCGACGCAGCGCATTCGCCCTCCATCAAGGCCTCCGATCTCGAGACGCCGGTGCTGAAAACAGCCGTTGTGACCACAGGCCGAGGCGGCACTGGCAACATGACCAAGAACAACGACCCTCACGAAACCCGTCTTCGCCAAGATGTCAAGGCGTAAGTTGATGATTTTCTAGCATAGCGCAAAGacggatattttttttttttttttttggtttttctcgtctttcgCATCATCCCTTCCCCTCAGGTCATCACCCTTCTCTAATTTACCCATCCCCAAAACCCGCCCTCGTCTCTCTTGTTAAAGCCCCTATCGCTGGCATATGCGAAAATGTCCAGGATCGATATACAATTTCTAACAAAATGCGCGTTTGTACAGTGTGCCCCGACGACTTAGCGCGGGAGCCCAGTACGCTGGGCGTGGCGGCGCTGGCAACGTATTCAAAGGCGAGGATGAACTCGAACAACTGGCGCGTAACCGAAGCGTCGAACAAGCCATCGACGAAACCCCAGAGGATGCTGCCAAGGATGCTGTCAAGGAAGCTTCCGAGAAAACTTCAGAGAAGACTTCAGAGAGGACAGACAAAATTGAAAAGGTCGAGCCAGCCGCAACAATAAAGAAATGGCTATTCGGCAAGAGGCCATGACAGCGCCCATCTCCTCTGGTTTTAACTGTTACTCCAtttctttcatcttcttctgtcttttctcttctccactgCTTTACATCTCCGCCCTTTTATAGAAAGTATTTGGTTCATGGTGTTGGGAATTCTTGGGGCGCATTTGTTGACTGTTAATATTCTGGCACGGAGTCTTCTCGGTGGTATAACGGTATTCAAAATGCGTTGTGCTTGTGGGCATTAATTGGGAAACATCATCTGGAGCCACAAGGGCGTTCGATCAACGGAGCGATTctggtttttttatatcctGGCTTGCAATATAACGTGGCTTATCATTACAATATACTACTTGGTTCTGTCGCTGAGTGGAGAGCCTGTTACATGTGTTCTATGATGTTTTATTGTATTTCCTTGGTCGACTTTTCAAGGTTTTGTCAGTCGGTGAATTTCCTCAAAGAAGAACTTCAGGCTATCCGGGTTTACACCTGGCGTAATACCTATAGACACAATTTATTCAGTAAACGGAAAACATGTATCATATGGTGGGTACATCTCTTACCATGTCCCAAGTTTGCAATCCAGCCTTTCTTTTCGCCAGACCAGAAACCCTTGACCATCGTCTCAACAGCCTCGGTGATGGCCGCCTTTGTGCCATACAGGACTCCGGGGTCGGCGTTGCCTTGGAAAACAATATTTCGGTCTCCTCGAATCCGCACGGCTTCGGTAGGATCCTGCAGCCAGTCCATGCCGACAACGTTGTAGCCCAGATTGCACGCTGAGTCGAGAGCGAACCAAGCGCCCTTGGGGAACACCGTCATGGGTACTTTTTCAAGTCCTAGCTCTTGCAGCTTCAGGGGAAGCTTCTGAGCAATGTGAGCGAGGTAGGGCTCAGAGAACTGCTTGAACGAAGCAGGACCCAACTCTCCAGCCCATGAGTCGAACACCATAACCAACTGGATGAGATAAATCATTAGCTACCCAAGACATAGCATGAGATGGCGAAGTGGCGCAGAACATcatgaaagagagaaagcggATTGGACAATGTGAAAGCCATACCTGAGCTCCAGCCTTTACCTGGTGTGCCAGATGGTCCACACAGACGTCGGCGATCTTAGCCAATAGTTTCTTCGATTCCTCTGGGTACTTGTAAATCCAAGTCTTGACCTGAGCGAACAGCTTCGTGCCGCCTCCCTCAACCATGTAGCAGAAAAGCGTCCAAGGAGCACCACAGAATCCAATCAGCGGCACTCTGCcggccagcttcttcctcgtaAGGGTAATCGCCTTGTAGACGTAGTCGAGCTCGGCGGCCACATCGACCTTGCCGTTGAGAACCTTCTCGTACTGCCCGTCCAACGGGTTCTGGAGCGGGTTAGGGAAGTGAGGCCCCTTCTTGTCCAGCATCTCGACCTGCATGCCCATGGCCTGGGGAATGACGAGGATGTcggagaagatgatggcggcgTCCAGAAGGCCCTCGAATCGCTCAACCGGCTGCAGCGTCAAGGTGGAGGCGACCTCGGCGTCTCGGCAGCATTCGAAAAAGTCGCGGGAGCCTTTGGCTTCATGATACTCCGGCAGGTAGCGGCCAGCTAAAAGACTTTTGTCAGACAGGTTGTTCCTTGTTATAATGCTTCCTTCTGCAATTTCCTCCTTTGTGAAAGAAGCACTCGTCAGCCAAAACTCACCTTGGCGCATCACCCACATGGGAGGTCGTTCCACGACCTGGCCTATCCATGGGCGCACATATACGCATAAGCACAACTCAATTCGCGGACAGCGCTAGACGAATGGCAATAAACCCACCCCGTGCcgctcgcagcagcaggtcgTTCTTCAATGGCTCGAAAGAGTGCTCGGACATCTTTGCGGGAGAAAAGGGAATGAAATGTGCAAAATTATTGTAGGAGCCCAGGCTGTCAGCGAGCCGAGCAGccatataaaagcaaagcacAAGCTCGAAACCCCACCATCCAATTGACCGTCATGCCGAGTTCCTGCCCCTCCTCGTATGTACAAAGTACGTACCTCTGTTGGAATTTGGAATACGCTTTCCGCACTTTATTTTCGGATGCGATCGGCCCGCGTTCCCTGCTCTTGCGCGCTACTTCACCCCAAGCTGTCACCAAGCTGTCACCAAGCTGTCTTATCAGTGCTGTATCATACACGCATGAGTGCGCCGAATCCATCGTCGTAACAATGTCGTCGGAACAAGAGCTTCAGATCAATCCTGTTGTTCAGGACTCAGTCGTCCATAACAGCAAGGTGCGCCAAACTAACTCCCTCTCGCGCCACGAGTGAGGGTTTCCGCCATCCAACCATGTTCTAACCTGACCTCCGCGATGCAGGTCCTCACCAATCTCCACAGCCTGACAGCGTCTCTCTTTGGCGTTAGCGCTGGAATTCTTGGCCTCGAGTCCTATTACGGCTTCTTATTCTACATCGTCTTCTCATTAATAACAACCATCCTGTTTTACACCTTCCAGCTGGCGCCGGGCTCTCTGGCAGAGGGGCGCAGCGTCGTCGACACCAGTCGATATTACAAAGGCGCCCTTGATCTCTGGACAGGCGGCATAACTAATGGGTTGCCCGGATTCATTCTTACATGGACTTTGTTCTACGGATTAGTGAGAGCttgagaaagggaaaggaaagggaaaagataGCCAGCgaacttttaattaagtgCAGACGTGCGATTGCGATATCTGTTCGAACAATAATTTATTTCAATGCATATATTAACGACCCAATGATTTCTTAACGCTCTCCAAAACGCCTTCTCACAACACAAACGCCTACTTATATACAGCTATAGACACGCCTTTTCAGGTCAACACATGACGGCTGTAATCTTTCCAACAAACCCCTGCAAACCTGATCCATCATGGCTACCATTTCCCATGATTATCACTGATGACCCTAACTCAGCCCACTTTCGGCTGTGCACTAACTCTACAGTCACTTTTGTTACTGTATCTCCCAAAGAGGCTTCTGCAGTTTCTGCTTTGTGTTCTGCGTCAAGTGGCCCAAGTGTCTCGCCTGCTTCGCCTCGATGTTGAATAGAAACGTCAAGAATCCGAGCAGCAGTTCTGACACAGGCAAAAAGGACATTGACCAATGTCCCCGAAGGCGGGAATTGAGCAATGTCTTCGTCAAACACCGCAGTGAACCCACGGGAAGCGTGGAGTGACGCTTCACTATCCAGCATGTCCATAGACGACGTGGTGATAACCATGCCCCTTCGAATCTGAGGAGTGTCTGGTAGGACGGTGAGATCACTGTGACTT is drawn from Trichoderma asperellum chromosome 4, complete sequence and contains these coding sequences:
- a CDS encoding uncharacterized protein (EggNog:ENOG41); this encodes MTAQFASHGRGGAGNMADAAHSPSIKASDLETPVLKTAVVTTGRGGTGNMTKNNDPHETRLRQDVKAVPRRLSAGAQYAGRGGAGNVFKGEDELEQLARNRSVEQAIDETPEDAAKDAVKEASEKTSEKTSERTDKIEKVEPAATIKKWLFGKRP
- a CDS encoding uncharacterized protein (EggNog:ENOG41~TransMembrane:3 (o27-44i51-74o94-116i)) → MSSEQELQINPVVQDSVVHNSKVLTNLHSLTASLFGVSAGILGLESYYGFLFYIVFSLITTILFYTFQLAPGSLAEGRSVVDTSRYYKGALDLWTGGITNGLPGFILTWTLFYGLVRA
- the HEM12 gene encoding Uroporphyrinogen decarboxylase in heme biosynthesis (BUSCO:EOG092D2I7R), with the protein product MSEHSFEPLKNDLLLRAARGQVVERPPMWVMRQAGRYLPEYHEAKGSRDFFECCRDAEVASTLTLQPVERFEGLLDAAIIFSDILVIPQAMGMQVEMLDKKGPHFPNPLQNPLDGQYEKVLNGKVDVAAELDYVYKAITLTRKKLAGRVPLIGFCGAPWTLFCYMVEGGGTKLFAQVKTWIYKYPEESKKLLAKIADVCVDHLAHQVKAGAQLVMVFDSWAGELGPASFKQFSEPYLAHIAQKLPLKLQELGLEKVPMTVFPKGAWFALDSACNLGYNVVGMDWLQDPTEAVRIRGDRNIVFQGNADPGVLYGTKAAITEAVETMVKGFWSGEKKGWIANLGHGITPGVNPDSLKFFFEEIHRLTKP